In one window of Tellurirhabdus rosea DNA:
- a CDS encoding sugar transferase, with protein MISHLPSTYPRPSEELKVRMPFRGIYWGKRLFDILTSIFVSIFFLSWFLPIVGLLICIDSKGPVFFIQLRTGRNGRQFRCLKLRTMAHRPDSTFQQATKNDPRVTRLGAFLRKTNLDEMPQFLNVLVGDMSVVGPRPHAIQHDAQFFHSIPNYRNRYAIKPGITGLAQTRGLRGETNLKEMQNRVKMDIWYIKNHGPILDIKICWWTIQKMFKGDEKAV; from the coding sequence ATGATCAGTCATCTGCCATCAACCTACCCGCGGCCATCCGAAGAGCTTAAAGTCCGGATGCCTTTTCGAGGCATTTATTGGGGGAAACGATTATTCGATATCCTGACTTCAATTTTCGTCTCCATCTTCTTCCTTTCCTGGTTTTTACCGATCGTAGGGTTACTTATCTGTATTGATTCGAAAGGCCCTGTATTCTTCATACAGCTTAGAACAGGACGAAACGGACGTCAATTTCGATGCCTGAAGCTACGGACCATGGCTCATCGCCCTGACTCAACTTTTCAGCAAGCCACTAAGAATGACCCAAGAGTTACGCGTTTGGGAGCATTTTTAAGAAAAACCAATCTGGACGAAATGCCTCAATTTCTTAATGTTTTAGTTGGAGATATGAGTGTTGTAGGCCCACGACCCCATGCGATTCAGCACGATGCTCAATTCTTTCATTCAATTCCTAACTATCGAAACAGATATGCTATTAAGCCTGGCATTACAGGTCTCGCGCAAACAAGGGGTTTGCGCGGGGAAACTAATTTAAAAGAAATGCAAAATAGAGTAAAAATGGACATATGGTATATAAAGAACCACGGACCTATACTCGATATAAAAATTTGTTGGTGGACAATACAAAAAATGTTTAAAGGTGACGAGAAAGCAGTTTAA
- a CDS encoding GumC family protein: MSQQHSNYYGYTPYVVVAGDNSQILYTLKRYARHWPWFLLSLALALGGAYVYLLYQRPVYKVQASLLIKDEKKGIDQDNLLKELELFAPKKVVENEMEILKSQTLMKEVVQRLGLDVQYFKSTSFGNREIYEDAPFRVFVEKPGDELYKTELAVSFPSKQTVTINEKTYPVNQRLQTPYGTLRVSVTGDVTNRDKEFAVRISPVSKAVASYRERLKVEPVSKAATVLQLSLEDEVPHKGEAVLNQLIVVYNKAAVADKNQVANATLDFIESRINLVSGELNDVEKNVEAYKSSAGITDLSTQAETFLKTVQENDAQLNQVTIQLSALQDLDKYVNSADGGKSVAPSTLGLSDPVLLGLVSKLSELESRREQIARTTSEENPLLQTLDSQIQNTKRGLSENLQSMKQNLTTTKDRLVVTNRRYEGMIRSVPQKERALLNITRQQAIKNHQYTYLLAKREETALSAASTVSDSRTVDAATSTDEPIKPVRKMIFALFGLVGILLPVGVLATKDALNNRVNRREDVETATQTPILGEVTKSRNKNVLVVDSSNRSVIAEQIRALRTNLQFLRSNPDESQVLLFTSSVSGEGKSFMSMNVGASFAINNRRTVILEMDLRKPKLHTALGMENTLGLSNYLIGEATLDDILQPVPGQDNYFILTSGPVPPNPAELLGNERMPELFRELKTRFDYVIVDSPPIGLVTDAQLIAPYADATLYIVRHDVTPKNYLKFVESLHKEQKFNRLHVVLNAVSQGDSYQYGYGYGYNNYTGYYTDSEDVSKAKGLLSRKG; this comes from the coding sequence ATGAGTCAGCAACATTCGAATTACTACGGGTACACGCCCTACGTCGTGGTGGCGGGCGATAACTCCCAGATTCTATACACTCTCAAGCGGTATGCCCGCCACTGGCCCTGGTTCCTGCTTTCGCTGGCGCTGGCGCTGGGTGGCGCTTACGTATACCTCCTCTACCAGCGGCCCGTTTACAAGGTCCAGGCCAGCCTGCTCATTAAAGATGAGAAAAAAGGCATCGACCAAGACAACCTGCTGAAGGAGCTTGAACTTTTCGCGCCCAAAAAGGTCGTAGAGAACGAAATGGAGATCCTGAAGTCGCAGACCCTGATGAAAGAGGTGGTGCAGCGGCTGGGCCTGGATGTGCAGTACTTCAAATCCACGTCCTTCGGTAATCGGGAAATCTACGAAGACGCCCCGTTCCGGGTGTTTGTCGAGAAACCGGGCGACGAACTGTACAAAACCGAACTGGCCGTAAGCTTTCCGTCGAAGCAAACGGTTACCATCAACGAAAAAACCTATCCGGTCAACCAGCGCCTGCAGACGCCCTACGGCACCCTGCGGGTATCGGTTACGGGTGACGTGACCAACCGGGATAAGGAATTTGCCGTCCGGATCAGCCCGGTTTCAAAAGCAGTGGCCTCCTATCGCGAACGGTTAAAAGTAGAACCCGTCAGCAAGGCCGCTACCGTCCTGCAGCTTTCGCTGGAAGACGAAGTACCGCACAAAGGCGAGGCGGTACTGAATCAGCTAATCGTCGTGTACAACAAAGCCGCCGTGGCGGATAAGAATCAGGTAGCCAATGCGACGCTCGATTTCATCGAAAGCCGGATCAACCTGGTTTCGGGTGAGCTGAACGATGTAGAAAAGAACGTGGAAGCCTATAAGTCTTCCGCCGGCATTACGGACCTGAGCACCCAGGCGGAAACTTTCCTGAAAACGGTGCAGGAAAACGATGCGCAGCTCAATCAGGTCACGATTCAACTAAGCGCCCTGCAGGATCTGGATAAATACGTCAACAGCGCCGACGGTGGGAAAAGCGTAGCCCCCTCTACCCTCGGCCTGAGTGATCCCGTCCTGCTCGGGCTGGTCAGCAAGCTTTCCGAACTGGAAAGCCGCCGCGAACAGATTGCCCGCACGACCTCCGAAGAAAACCCGCTGCTGCAAACGCTCGACAGCCAGATCCAGAATACCAAACGCGGCCTGAGCGAAAACCTGCAGTCGATGAAGCAGAATCTGACGACGACCAAGGACCGGCTGGTAGTTACCAACCGCCGCTACGAAGGGATGATCCGCTCAGTACCGCAGAAAGAACGCGCCCTGCTGAACATCACCCGCCAGCAGGCCATCAAAAACCACCAGTATACCTACCTGCTCGCCAAGCGGGAAGAAACCGCCCTCTCGGCCGCTTCGACCGTATCGGACAGCCGGACTGTAGACGCCGCCACCAGCACGGATGAACCGATCAAGCCGGTTCGGAAAATGATCTTTGCCCTTTTCGGTCTGGTTGGCATCCTATTACCGGTTGGCGTATTGGCGACGAAGGACGCCCTAAACAACCGCGTAAACCGCCGGGAAGATGTGGAAACGGCCACCCAGACGCCGATCCTGGGCGAAGTGACGAAGAGCCGGAATAAGAATGTTCTGGTGGTCGACTCCAGCAACCGTTCGGTGATTGCCGAACAGATTCGCGCCCTGCGAACCAACCTGCAGTTCCTGCGCAGCAACCCCGACGAAAGCCAGGTGCTGCTGTTCACCTCCAGCGTCAGCGGGGAAGGTAAATCCTTCATGTCCATGAACGTAGGCGCTTCATTTGCTATCAACAACCGCCGCACGGTCATCCTGGAAATGGACCTGCGCAAGCCCAAACTGCATACGGCGCTGGGCATGGAAAACACCCTCGGCCTAAGCAATTATCTGATTGGGGAAGCGACGCTGGACGACATCCTGCAACCGGTTCCGGGACAGGACAATTACTTCATCCTGACCAGCGGCCCGGTGCCTCCCAACCCGGCTGAACTGTTGGGCAACGAGCGTATGCCTGAGCTATTCCGCGAACTGAAAACCCGCTTCGACTACGTCATCGTGGACTCTCCCCCCATCGGGCTGGTCACGGACGCCCAACTGATTGCGCCGTACGCTGATGCTACCCTGTACATTGTACGCCACGATGTAACGCCCAAGAACTACCTGAAGTTTGTGGAGAGCCTACACAAGGAGCAGAAGTTCAACCGCCTGCACGTCGTATTGAACGCCGTCAGCCAGGGCGACTCCTATCAATATGGGTATGGATATGGGTACAATAACTATACCGGCTATTATACTGATTCTGAAGACGTAAGTAAAGCCAAAGGCCTGTTGTCCAGAAAAGGCTGA
- a CDS encoding polysaccharide biosynthesis/export family protein, translated as MRNAPLPVKYPLYGGLALLLCLLQSCLSSRELSYFQKGPTAGDTITVQAPYTILLKEGDLLSVQVNSLNPEASSFFNPYAAIASVERSAGVAQNNAVIQPQSGYVVSADGTISLPLAGKVAVRGTSLAQAEELVRTALLKYLKEPTVSIRYLNFRISVMGEVARPSLFTIPNDKITLPEALALAGDLTVFGRRQSVLVIRELNGQRTFNRIDLTNRDAFKSPFYYLQPNDVVYVEPGKARVASVDRMYQLVPAALSALSFLAIIIRRY; from the coding sequence ATGCGTAACGCACCACTTCCTGTAAAGTATCCACTGTATGGCGGACTGGCCCTGCTGCTCTGTCTGCTGCAAAGCTGCCTTTCGTCCCGCGAACTGAGTTACTTCCAGAAAGGCCCGACGGCTGGTGATACCATCACCGTGCAGGCTCCGTACACCATCCTGTTGAAAGAGGGCGATCTGCTGTCCGTGCAGGTCAACAGCCTCAACCCCGAAGCCTCTTCCTTCTTTAATCCGTACGCCGCCATCGCTTCCGTCGAGCGTAGTGCGGGCGTTGCCCAGAATAACGCGGTGATTCAGCCCCAGTCCGGCTACGTTGTCAGTGCCGATGGAACCATCAGTCTGCCGCTGGCCGGGAAGGTGGCCGTACGCGGTACTTCGCTGGCACAGGCGGAAGAACTGGTTCGGACGGCCCTGCTGAAATACCTGAAAGAACCGACCGTCAGCATCCGCTACCTGAACTTCCGGATCTCCGTCATGGGGGAAGTGGCGCGACCTTCGCTGTTCACGATTCCCAACGATAAAATAACCCTGCCGGAAGCCCTGGCCCTGGCGGGGGATCTGACCGTCTTTGGGCGGCGGCAAAGTGTGCTGGTCATCCGGGAGCTGAACGGGCAGCGGACCTTCAACCGGATAGACCTGACAAACCGGGATGCCTTTAAATCCCCTTTCTATTACCTGCAGCCGAACGATGTGGTGTACGTGGAACCGGGCAAAGCCCGCGTTGCCAGCGTAGACCGCATGTACCAGCTGGTACCGGCCGCCCTGAGTGCCCTGTCATTTCTTGCCATTATTATCAGACGCTATTAA